One genomic segment of Oscillospiraceae bacterium includes these proteins:
- a CDS encoding SDR family NAD(P)-dependent oxidoreductase, with amino-acid sequence MRFPYGRVAVITGAGSGIGRACAEAFAARGYLVWALYRRAAGPPVQTEAGGCLTPLVCDVRDEDSVRGAVTHIAAREGTVGLVLHCAGFGISGAAEDVPPEAALSQMETNYFGVLRVNRHILPLMRARGGGLVLVVGSVAGLISIPFQSHYASSKYALEAYVEALRMEGAPFGLRAALLEPGDTKTGFTAARTPAGPADSPYARACARAVARMARDEARGHDPAKTARAALALARRRHPPVRRVIGLSYKLLVFAKRLLPARLIEFVLIRMYLKN; translated from the coding sequence ATGCGGTTCCCTTACGGGCGAGTGGCGGTGATCACCGGCGCCGGCTCCGGCATCGGACGCGCCTGCGCGGAGGCGTTTGCGGCGCGGGGGTACCTGGTGTGGGCGCTGTACCGCCGGGCCGCCGGGCCGCCGGTGCAGACCGAAGCGGGCGGGTGTCTCACGCCGCTCGTCTGCGACGTGCGCGACGAGGACTCGGTGCGCGGGGCCGTGACCCACATCGCGGCGCGGGAGGGCACCGTCGGCCTCGTGCTGCACTGCGCCGGATTCGGCATCTCCGGCGCCGCGGAGGACGTCCCCCCCGAGGCGGCGCTGTCCCAGATGGAGACCAATTATTTCGGCGTGCTGCGGGTGAACCGCCACATCCTGCCGCTCATGCGCGCGCGCGGCGGCGGACTCGTGTTGGTGGTTGGCTCGGTGGCCGGGCTCATTTCGATCCCGTTTCAGAGCCACTACGCCTCGTCCAAGTACGCGCTGGAAGCCTATGTGGAGGCGCTGCGCATGGAGGGCGCTCCGTTTGGTCTGCGCGCCGCGCTGCTGGAGCCGGGCGACACCAAGACGGGTTTCACCGCCGCGCGGACGCCGGCCGGCCCGGCGGACTCCCCCTACGCCCGGGCCTGCGCGCGCGCCGTGGCGCGCATGGCGCGCGACGAGGCGCGGGGCCACGACCCGGCCAAAACGGCCCGCGCCGCACTCGCCTTGGCTCGCCGCCGGCATCCGCCCGTCCGTCGCGTCATCGGCCTCTCTTACAAACTCCTGGTCTTCGCCAAGCGCCTTCTCCCCGCGCGTCTGATCGAGTTTGTTCTGATCCGGATGTATTTGAAGAATTGA